A single Pristis pectinata isolate sPriPec2 chromosome 22, sPriPec2.1.pri, whole genome shotgun sequence DNA region contains:
- the LOC127581582 gene encoding 14-3-3 protein beta/alpha-A-like — translation MDKNELVQKAKLSEQAERYEDMAAAMKAVTEWGEELSNEERNLLSVAYKNVVGARRSAWRVISSIEQKTGEGGGSEKKLHMVKEYREKVEAELREICNDVLGLLDKYLIPNSTNSESKVFYLKMKGDYYRYLAEVAIAESKKQTVENSQASYQAAFEISKTDMQPTQPIRLGLALNFSVFYYEILNSPEQACALAKTAFDEAIAELDSLNEDSYKDSTLIMQLLRDNLTLWTSDNAADDADGGEGGEN, via the exons ATGGATAAGAACGAGCTGGTGCAGAAAGCCAAGCTGTCGGAGCAAGCGGAGCGTTATGAGGACATGGCGGCTGCCATGAAGGCGGTCACGGAGTGGGGTGAGGAGCTGTCAAACGAGGAGCGCAACCTGCTCTCGGTCGCCTACAAGAACGTGGTGGGGGCCCGCCGCTCGGCGTGGAGGGTCATCTCCAGCATCGAGCAAAAAACCGGCGAGGGTGGCGGCAGCGAGAAGAAGTTGCACATGGTGAAGGAGTATCGAGAGAAGGTGGAGGCTGAGCTCAGGGAGATCTGCAATGATGTGCTG gGTTTACTGGATAAATATCTAATACCAAATTCCACCAATTCAGAGAGCAAAGTCTTCTATCTTAAGATGAAGGGAGATTATTACCGATATCTTGCAGAAGTAGCAATAGCAGAAAGCAAAAAGC AAACCGTTGAGAACTCCCAGGCATCATACCAAGCAGCATTTGAAATTAGTAAGACAGACATGCAGCCAACACAACCCATCCGATTAGGACTTGCCCTGAATTTCTCAGTATTCTATTATGAAATTCTCAACTCTCCAGAGCAAGCCTGTGCACTGGCCAAGACG GCATTTGATGAAGCCATTGCAGAGCTGGATTCACTGAATGAAGACTCCTACAAAGACAGTACACTCATAATGCAATTACTCAGGGATAACCTGACG TTATGGACATCAGATAATGCAGCAGATGATGCTGATGgcggagaagggggagagaactAA